The proteins below are encoded in one region of Apium graveolens cultivar Ventura chromosome 4, ASM990537v1, whole genome shotgun sequence:
- the LOC141716723 gene encoding uncharacterized protein LOC141716723 isoform X1, translating to MDVLGVHMPPRIYFVICICHEAVGSFNENDNRITGLASVCNMLDVLDFSGKYMLLFVFDGNSRLRVRVFENSQIETPIGQFLSRLGEAAVGNKTTLQFEVKASHMLDYDYGMHILVEYRNVCQPWLMVDHISAYVRFCCWPLQTHQRRDRKRTTINGDRMVGVPEG from the exons ATGGATGTTCTTGGTGTCCACATGCCTCCAAGAATTTATTTTGTGATATGTATCTGTCATGAAGCAGTCGGATCTTTCAATGAAAATGATAATAGGATAACAGGACTTGCAAGTGTGTGTAATATGTTAGATGTTCTGGATTTCAGCGGGAAGTACATGCTCTTGTTTGTATTTGATGGTAATTCCCGGCTTCGAGTTAGAGTTTTTGAGAATTCTCAGATTGAGACACCCATTGGTCAATTCCTCTCCAGATtgg GTGAGGCTGCCGTGGGCAACAAGACAACGTTACAATTTGAAGTAAAAGCATCTCACATGCTTGATTATGATTATGGCATG cATATCCTAGTTGAATACAGGAATGTGTGTCAGCCCTGGTTGATGGTGGATCATATATCAGCATATGTTAGGTTTTGCTGCTGGCCGCTTCAAACTCACCAAAGACGTGACAGGAAGCGCACAACAATAAATGGCGACCGGATGGTTGGTGTTCCAGAGGGGTAA
- the LOC141716723 gene encoding uncharacterized protein LOC141716723 isoform X3 yields the protein MDVLGVHMPPRIYFVICICHEAVGSFNENDNRITGLASVCNMLDVLDFSGKYMLLFVFDGNSRLRVRVFENSQIETPIGQFLSRLGEAAVGNKTTLQFEVKASHMLDYDYGMLNTGMCVSPG from the exons ATGGATGTTCTTGGTGTCCACATGCCTCCAAGAATTTATTTTGTGATATGTATCTGTCATGAAGCAGTCGGATCTTTCAATGAAAATGATAATAGGATAACAGGACTTGCAAGTGTGTGTAATATGTTAGATGTTCTGGATTTCAGCGGGAAGTACATGCTCTTGTTTGTATTTGATGGTAATTCCCGGCTTCGAGTTAGAGTTTTTGAGAATTCTCAGATTGAGACACCCATTGGTCAATTCCTCTCCAGATtgg GTGAGGCTGCCGTGGGCAACAAGACAACGTTACAATTTGAAGTAAAAGCATCTCACATGCTTGATTATGATTATGGCATG TTGAATACAGGAATGTGTGTCAGCCCTGGTTGA
- the LOC141716723 gene encoding uncharacterized protein LOC141716723 isoform X2, with protein MDVLGVHMPPRIYFVICICHEAVGSFNENDNRITGLASVCNMLDVLDFSGKYMLLFVFDGNSRLRVRVFENSQIETPIGQFLSRLGEAAVGNKTTLQFEVKASHMLDYDYGMECVSALVDGGSYISIC; from the exons ATGGATGTTCTTGGTGTCCACATGCCTCCAAGAATTTATTTTGTGATATGTATCTGTCATGAAGCAGTCGGATCTTTCAATGAAAATGATAATAGGATAACAGGACTTGCAAGTGTGTGTAATATGTTAGATGTTCTGGATTTCAGCGGGAAGTACATGCTCTTGTTTGTATTTGATGGTAATTCCCGGCTTCGAGTTAGAGTTTTTGAGAATTCTCAGATTGAGACACCCATTGGTCAATTCCTCTCCAGATtgg GTGAGGCTGCCGTGGGCAACAAGACAACGTTACAATTTGAAGTAAAAGCATCTCACATGCTTGATTATGATTATGGCATG GAATGTGTGTCAGCCCTGGTTGATGGTGGATCATATATCAGCATATGTTAG
- the LOC141716723 gene encoding uncharacterized protein LOC141716723 isoform X4, which produces MLVFEHMGGFELRVKVYNMFGCENNYPRMSTPNLIEREAGSTCSCLYLMVIPGFELEFLRILRLRHPLVNSSPDWVRLPWATRQRYNLK; this is translated from the exons ATGCTTGTGTTTGAACACATGGGAGGCTTTGAGTTAAGAGTGAAGGTATACAACATGTTTGGATGTGAGAATAATTATCCAAGAATGTCTACGCCTAATCTTATTGAAAGGGAAG CGGGAAGTACATGCTCTTGTTTGTATTTGATGGTAATTCCCGGCTTCGAGTTAGAGTTTTTGAGAATTCTCAGATTGAGACACCCATTGGTCAATTCCTCTCCAGATtgg GTGAGGCTGCCGTGGGCAACAAGACAACGTTACAATTTGAAGTAA